One stretch of Balneola sp. MJW-20 DNA includes these proteins:
- the nhaC gene encoding Na+/H+ antiporter NhaC, with amino-acid sequence MTYPGNKPTIYQALIPIIFLIIALFINVRIFGDASLDGSNQIILMLSAGIASLVALRVGMKWKQLKEGIVETISSAMSSIIILLLIGSLAGTWLLSGIVPAMIYYGLQILNPTIFLFAACIVCSIVSIATGSSWTTAATVGIALVGIGTALGLPAGMTAGAIISGAYFGDKMSPLSDTTNLAPAMAGTDLFTHIRYMAFTTVPSISISLIIFLILGFTTGSSGEAVNTQPILDAIDAQFNINGWLFIVPAIVIFMIVRKIPAIPAITAGALLGGAFALIFQPDLVRQISGFEGPAWESSYIGVMKSMYGEVQIVTGNELVDELLSSGGMAGMLGTVWLILSAMIFGGVMESSGMLKRIAEGVITLVNSTGSMIASTVGTCIFFNITASDQYLAIVVPGRMYASIYKDRDLAPENLSRTLEDSGTVTSVLVPWNTCGAYHSNVLGVSTFAYLPFAFFNLISPFMTIFFAYAGIKIRSLAEAGGDEVVLDARMDVDED; translated from the coding sequence ATGACCTATCCCGGCAATAAGCCTACCATTTATCAGGCACTGATTCCGATCATTTTTCTGATCATTGCACTTTTTATCAATGTCCGGATCTTCGGTGATGCGTCACTGGACGGATCCAACCAGATCATCCTGATGCTTTCAGCAGGAATAGCCTCCCTTGTTGCCCTCAGGGTTGGAATGAAATGGAAACAGCTTAAAGAAGGGATCGTGGAGACCATCAGCTCTGCAATGTCTTCCATTATAATTTTACTGCTGATCGGTTCTCTTGCCGGAACCTGGCTTCTAAGTGGAATCGTACCGGCTATGATCTATTATGGCCTTCAGATCCTGAACCCGACTATTTTTCTTTTTGCGGCATGTATAGTCTGCTCCATTGTTTCCATTGCCACCGGCTCCTCATGGACCACGGCCGCCACGGTAGGTATCGCCCTGGTAGGCATTGGTACTGCACTCGGACTTCCCGCAGGAATGACCGCAGGAGCAATCATATCCGGTGCATATTTTGGTGATAAGATGTCACCTCTTTCGGATACTACAAACCTGGCTCCTGCCATGGCAGGAACTGATCTGTTTACTCATATCAGATACATGGCTTTTACCACCGTGCCATCCATTTCAATCTCCCTGATCATCTTTCTAATTCTAGGATTTACTACCGGAAGCAGTGGCGAAGCCGTTAATACTCAGCCCATTCTTGACGCAATCGACGCCCAGTTCAATATTAACGGATGGCTATTCATTGTGCCTGCTATTGTGATCTTCATGATCGTCAGAAAGATTCCCGCAATACCCGCGATCACTGCCGGAGCCCTTCTTGGAGGTGCCTTTGCCCTGATCTTTCAGCCTGATCTGGTTCGCCAGATCTCCGGTTTTGAGGGACCCGCATGGGAATCTTCTTATATAGGGGTAATGAAATCCATGTATGGTGAAGTACAGATCGTGACCGGAAATGAGCTGGTTGATGAACTACTCTCCTCCGGCGGCATGGCTGGCATGCTGGGAACCGTATGGCTGATCTTATCGGCCATGATCTTCGGTGGGGTAATGGAATCCAGCGGTATGCTTAAGAGAATTGCCGAAGGCGTGATCACACTGGTAAACTCTACCGGATCCATGATCGCATCAACCGTTGGAACCTGCATCTTTTTTAATATTACCGCTTCCGACCAGTACCTGGCTATTGTGGTACCAGGCAGAATGTATGCTTCTATCTATAAAGACAGAGACCTGGCTCCTGAAAACCTGAGCCGGACCCTGGAAGATTCCGGTACGGTAACCTCGGTACTGGTTCCGTGGAATACCTGTGGCGCCTATCACTCGAATGTACTGGGAGTCAGTACTTTTGCCTATCTGCCCTTTGCATTCTTCAACCTGATCAGTCCCTTTATGACGATCTTCTTCGCTTATGCAGGGATCAAGATCCGCAGCCTGGCCGAGGCCGGCGGTGATGAAGTGGTTCTGGATGCACGGATGGATGTTGATGAGGATTGA
- a CDS encoding sodium:solute symporter: MHWIDWTVLLLFLAYTIWDGTRQGREAHNIEGYLLAGRGMPWWAAGLSVMATQASAITFIGTTGLAYVEDMRFVQVYLAVPFAMVLICMFLVPYFHKVKAFTAYETLEERFGLKTRLTTSGLFLISRGLALGAVIAAPSYVLSLLLGLPLAGTILIIGLIATIYTMFGGVAAVIQTDVKQMAVMMFGLIFCFGLIIFNLPEEVSFGDAVYLAGSLDKLTALDLNFDLSEKYNVWSGVFAALFLMLSYFGTDQTQVQRYLTTPDVKQARKSLLMSAYAKVPMQFFILLLGVMLYVFFIFQPAPISFRATEPIAETEQQILQEQQIAAEYQQAYDLRQEAALALSSDRSPAAQQKFVEADQVMNDARNRDLALQAEIRQADVNDTNYIFPYFILQYVPIGLVGLIVAGIFAAAMSSIDSELNALTTVSIIDWYKRLKGDGKSEEHYLKSSRTVTFMWGMIATFSALVLGETRSIIELINQIGSYFYGSILGVFVLMLWVKKANGTGALAGLLSGMLAVFTFDRIFYNEALMDYTFILPWQGVSAGYDKAIEFLWLNPVGAVTVVLVGYLVSIAIPKDQ, translated from the coding sequence ATGCACTGGATAGACTGGACCGTTCTCTTACTTTTTCTGGCATACACCATCTGGGACGGAACTCGGCAAGGGCGGGAAGCACACAATATCGAAGGCTATCTGCTCGCAGGGAGAGGAATGCCCTGGTGGGCGGCCGGACTTTCCGTAATGGCCACTCAGGCTTCTGCGATCACTTTTATCGGCACCACCGGACTGGCTTATGTAGAAGACATGCGTTTTGTACAGGTATATCTTGCCGTCCCGTTTGCCATGGTCCTGATCTGTATGTTCCTGGTCCCCTACTTCCATAAAGTAAAAGCTTTCACTGCCTACGAAACCCTGGAAGAACGATTCGGGCTCAAAACCCGGCTGACCACTTCCGGTTTATTTCTGATCTCACGCGGACTGGCCCTCGGAGCTGTGATCGCAGCACCATCTTATGTACTTTCACTGCTGCTAGGATTACCTCTCGCAGGAACTATACTGATCATTGGACTGATCGCCACCATTTATACCATGTTTGGTGGTGTAGCCGCTGTTATTCAGACTGACGTTAAACAAATGGCTGTGATGATGTTCGGACTGATCTTCTGCTTTGGGCTCATCATTTTCAATCTCCCTGAAGAGGTAAGCTTTGGCGATGCCGTCTATCTGGCCGGAAGTCTGGATAAACTCACCGCTCTTGACCTCAATTTCGATCTCTCGGAAAAGTATAATGTCTGGAGCGGCGTTTTTGCAGCTCTGTTCCTTATGCTGTCCTATTTCGGAACGGACCAGACACAGGTACAGCGCTACCTGACCACTCCCGATGTTAAACAGGCCCGGAAATCCCTGCTGATGTCAGCCTATGCTAAGGTTCCTATGCAGTTCTTTATCCTCCTGCTGGGTGTGATGCTCTATGTATTTTTTATTTTCCAGCCTGCCCCGATCTCTTTCCGTGCAACCGAACCGATAGCGGAGACAGAACAACAGATCCTGCAGGAACAACAGATCGCAGCAGAATATCAGCAGGCTTATGATCTCCGGCAGGAAGCAGCACTGGCTCTTTCTTCTGACCGCAGCCCTGCAGCTCAGCAAAAATTTGTAGAAGCTGACCAGGTCATGAATGACGCCAGAAACCGGGACCTTGCTTTGCAGGCCGAGATCCGTCAAGCCGACGTAAACGACACGAATTACATCTTCCCCTACTTTATCCTTCAGTATGTACCTATCGGACTGGTGGGACTCATTGTAGCCGGTATTTTTGCCGCTGCTATGAGCAGTATAGACTCCGAGCTAAATGCCCTCACTACTGTATCCATCATAGACTGGTATAAACGCCTGAAAGGGGATGGGAAAAGTGAAGAACACTATCTGAAGTCCTCCCGCACGGTGACTTTCATGTGGGGGATGATCGCAACCTTTTCTGCCCTGGTACTGGGTGAGACCCGGTCTATCATTGAGCTTATCAATCAGATCGGATCTTATTTCTATGGATCCATTCTGGGAGTATTTGTGCTGATGCTCTGGGTCAAAAAAGCGAATGGTACCGGAGCACTGGCTGGGCTATTATCCGGAATGCTGGCCGTCTTTACCTTCGACCGGATCTTTTACAACGAAGCTCTGATGGACTATACTTTTATCCTTCCCTGGCAGGGAGTCTCAGCCGGGTACGACAAGGCTATTGAATTCCTATGGCTGAATCCCGTAGGGGCGGTCACGGTGGTTCTGGTTGGGTACTTAGTGAGTATTGCCATTCCTAAAGATCAGTGA
- a CDS encoding WD40/YVTN/BNR-like repeat-containing protein: MKNILRFNSILAILALILLQTAGAQQLDMDLLKDMEPRNIGPAGMSGRITAIDVIDSDPSVMYAGAASGGLWKSTSGGINWEPIFDTYGAHSIGAVEIYQKNPDIIWVGTGEGNPRNSQSSGAGIYKSVDGGRSWELMGLEATRNIHRVIVHPEDPDVVWVGAQGSAWGDTEDRGVYKTTDGGETWEKVLYVNSRTGIGDMVMDPSNPDKIIAAMWEFRRWPWFFESGGEGSGLYMTLDGGDTWNEITSEDGLPEGDLGRMGVAFAPSEPEIVYAHIESKKNAIYRSEDGGYTWELRQTVEEDGEVGNRPFYYAEIYVDPFNENRVFSIYTYISVSEDGGRSFESLYPYYNWVHPDHHAFWLSKTQKGFMIDGNDGGLNITYDGGKNWRFVDNIPVGQYYHVSVDMNIPYNVYGGMQDNGSWQGPAYVWRDGGIRNAYWEELYFGDGFDVMMDPSDSRYAYAMSQQGNVGRVDLETGTSRFVRPTHPDGENLRFNWNSAINFDPFDDETIYFGSQYVHKSTDRGESWEIISPDLTTNDTTKQRQSESGGLTLDATGAENFTTILAIEPSPVEQGVIWAGTDDGKVHITRDGGENWTDLTRNIKGVPEGSWVSQVKASAFNPGEAFAVINNYRRNDWGVYVLHTDNYGRSWTNIARDKGLEGYALSFVQDPVSEDLMFIGTELGLYVSIDGGDSWTKWTNGYPTASTYDLVIHPREHDLVIGTFGRSFWVLDDIRPLRDLAMNGADELEKTVRVYEPPTAYLADWRQAAGSRFSADGMYSGENRPNGARITYSVNTEMIEVEEGDDEPEVKVEIFDRSGEQIRSFEVSPENNGINRMTWGLEMKGKRGPSRRLTRENAGEPGGPDVLPGEYMVKLTYGEVSDSTYITVESDPRIEVSMQALRETQELEHSIEDLGESLKEQTDRLLKAMDIIQMNESLAAADERDKEALTEVTAANKETKEKIEMIMNRIFGTPDDRQGIVRNPEVTVMNRLYAVNRYLGNDFDGPGSREANLLEMAEESVNQAILDIQTFFRTEWPGYQSTIEAAELSPFKDL; this comes from the coding sequence ATGAAAAATATTCTACGATTTAATTCAATTCTGGCGATCCTTGCGCTGATCCTGCTTCAGACAGCAGGAGCTCAGCAGCTTGATATGGATCTGCTGAAAGATATGGAGCCCCGAAATATCGGTCCGGCCGGTATGAGCGGACGAATCACTGCTATTGATGTCATAGATAGCGACCCATCTGTAATGTACGCCGGCGCAGCGTCCGGTGGATTATGGAAATCAACCAGCGGAGGCATAAACTGGGAGCCGATCTTTGATACGTATGGGGCACATTCCATTGGTGCTGTAGAGATCTATCAAAAGAATCCGGACATTATCTGGGTAGGTACCGGTGAAGGTAATCCCAGGAACAGTCAGAGCAGCGGTGCCGGTATCTATAAATCAGTGGACGGCGGCAGAAGCTGGGAACTGATGGGACTGGAAGCTACCCGAAACATTCACCGGGTGATCGTCCATCCGGAAGATCCGGACGTAGTCTGGGTAGGAGCTCAGGGATCTGCCTGGGGAGATACTGAAGACCGTGGTGTTTATAAAACCACGGATGGAGGTGAGACCTGGGAGAAAGTACTGTATGTGAACAGCCGTACTGGTATCGGTGATATGGTAATGGATCCTTCTAATCCGGATAAGATCATTGCTGCTATGTGGGAATTCCGCAGATGGCCTTGGTTCTTTGAGTCAGGCGGTGAAGGATCCGGTCTTTATATGACCCTGGATGGTGGTGATACCTGGAATGAGATCACTTCAGAAGATGGTCTTCCGGAAGGAGACCTGGGTCGTATGGGGGTGGCGTTTGCTCCAAGCGAACCGGAGATCGTTTATGCTCATATTGAGTCTAAAAAGAATGCCATATACCGGTCTGAAGACGGTGGCTATACCTGGGAATTACGTCAGACGGTAGAAGAAGATGGCGAGGTTGGCAACAGGCCATTTTACTATGCTGAGATCTATGTAGATCCATTTAATGAGAACAGGGTCTTTAGTATCTATACCTATATCTCCGTAAGTGAGGATGGCGGCCGTTCTTTTGAGAGTCTGTATCCTTACTACAACTGGGTGCATCCTGATCATCACGCATTCTGGCTCAGCAAGACCCAAAAAGGTTTTATGATCGATGGTAATGATGGAGGCCTTAATATTACCTATGACGGTGGTAAGAACTGGAGGTTTGTGGATAATATCCCGGTGGGTCAGTACTATCATGTCAGTGTGGATATGAATATCCCTTATAATGTTTACGGAGGGATGCAGGATAACGGATCCTGGCAGGGCCCGGCTTATGTATGGCGCGATGGTGGTATTCGTAATGCCTACTGGGAAGAACTCTATTTCGGAGACGGTTTTGACGTTATGATGGATCCAAGTGATTCCAGGTATGCATATGCCATGTCGCAACAGGGTAATGTGGGACGAGTGGATCTTGAGACCGGTACGTCTCGTTTTGTACGTCCAACCCATCCCGACGGCGAGAATCTGCGGTTTAACTGGAACTCTGCTATTAATTTCGATCCTTTTGATGACGAGACCATCTATTTCGGGTCACAGTATGTACATAAAAGTACCGATCGTGGCGAGAGCTGGGAGATCATTTCTCCGGACCTCACCACCAACGATACCACGAAGCAGCGCCAGTCTGAAAGCGGTGGTTTAACACTGGATGCAACCGGAGCTGAAAACTTTACCACTATTCTGGCTATTGAACCCTCTCCTGTTGAACAGGGTGTGATCTGGGCTGGAACGGATGACGGGAAGGTTCACATCACCCGGGACGGGGGAGAGAACTGGACCGACCTGACCCGTAATATCAAAGGAGTACCGGAGGGAAGTTGGGTATCTCAGGTTAAAGCCTCTGCCTTCAATCCCGGAGAAGCCTTTGCGGTGATCAATAACTACCGCAGGAATGACTGGGGAGTATACGTGTTGCATACCGATAACTACGGCCGCAGCTGGACGAATATCGCACGTGATAAAGGGCTGGAAGGCTATGCCCTGTCTTTCGTGCAGGACCCTGTATCAGAAGACCTGATGTTCATCGGAACAGAGCTCGGTCTGTATGTGAGTATTGACGGGGGAGATAGCTGGACCAAATGGACCAATGGCTATCCAACCGCCTCTACCTATGATCTGGTAATTCATCCCCGTGAACATGACCTGGTGATCGGAACCTTTGGGCGCTCTTTCTGGGTGCTGGATGACATCAGACCTTTGAGAGATCTTGCGATGAACGGAGCCGATGAGCTGGAGAAGACAGTAAGAGTATACGAACCTCCTACAGCTTATCTCGCAGATTGGAGACAGGCAGCAGGAAGCCGTTTTTCTGCCGATGGTATGTACAGCGGTGAAAACCGACCGAACGGTGCCAGGATCACGTATTCTGTGAATACTGAGATGATCGAAGTAGAAGAAGGTGACGACGAGCCGGAGGTGAAGGTTGAGATCTTTGACCGATCCGGTGAGCAGATCCGCAGCTTCGAAGTAAGTCCCGAAAATAACGGTATTAACCGAATGACCTGGGGACTTGAGATGAAAGGAAAGCGCGGACCAAGTCGGCGTCTGACCCGGGAAAATGCAGGAGAACCCGGAGGACCGGATGTACTGCCTGGTGAGTATATGGTGAAACTAACCTATGGGGAAGTTTCTGATTCAACCTACATTACCGTGGAAAGTGACCCGAGAATTGAGGTCAGCATGCAGGCATTGCGTGAAACCCAGGAACTTGAACACTCTATAGAAGATCTTGGTGAAAGTCTGAAAGAGCAGACCGATCGTTTGCTGAAAGCAATGGATATCATTCAGATGAATGAAAGTCTTGCTGCCGCAGATGAAAGAGATAAAGAGGCTCTTACAGAAGTAACTGCAGCTAATAAAGAGACCAAAGAGAAGATCGAAATGATCATGAACCGAATCTTTGGAACTCCGGATGACCGTCAGGGCATTGTTCGTAACCCTGAAGTGACGGTGATGAATCGTCTTTATGCGGTGAATCGTTATCTCGGAAATGATTTCGACGGTCCCGGCAGCCGGGAAGCCAATCTGCTTGAAATGGCGGAAGAATCGGTTAACCAGGCAATCCTGGATATACAGACCTTCTTCAGAACAGAATGGCCGGGCTATCAGTCCACTATCGAGGCAGCCGAGCTGAGTCCTTTTAAAGATCTTTGA
- a CDS encoding sterol desaturase family protein: protein MEQIIAFFEDIPTTFRASILIGGIFLFWIMEGVIPLFEFQYKKVRHAALNLFFTLCTAIIGFGLAGVLYFVSTWASKNEIGLLYLVEMPLWAQVILGVLFLDLIGAYFAHWTEHKVKWMWKFHLVHHSDTTVDVTTGLRHHPGETVIRISFTILAVALTGAGIGIVMLYQSLSVLFAHLTHANIEMPKKVDRALSWIFITPLMHKVHHHYTQPLTDTNYGNIFAIWDRVFGTFAEVEDTRSLRYGIDTHMESEENDRLSNLLKIPFQAYRPPVGSKFGEDEDINHES, encoded by the coding sequence ATGGAACAGATTATCGCATTTTTTGAGGATATCCCCACGACGTTCAGAGCATCTATTCTGATCGGGGGCATCTTCCTGTTCTGGATCATGGAAGGAGTGATCCCTTTGTTTGAGTTTCAGTACAAAAAGGTCCGCCATGCCGCGCTTAATCTCTTTTTCACCCTCTGTACGGCGATCATCGGATTCGGGCTGGCAGGAGTGCTTTATTTTGTATCCACCTGGGCATCCAAAAATGAGATCGGACTTCTTTATCTGGTGGAAATGCCGCTATGGGCACAGGTGATCCTTGGAGTGCTATTTCTTGACCTGATCGGAGCTTATTTTGCCCACTGGACCGAGCACAAAGTGAAATGGATGTGGAAGTTTCATCTGGTTCATCACAGTGATACCACCGTGGACGTAACCACCGGCCTTCGCCATCATCCCGGAGAAACGGTCATCAGAATTTCGTTCACTATTCTGGCAGTAGCACTGACGGGAGCAGGGATCGGCATTGTAATGCTTTACCAGAGTTTGTCGGTGTTGTTCGCTCATCTGACCCATGCCAATATCGAAATGCCCAAAAAGGTCGACCGGGCACTCTCCTGGATCTTCATTACGCCACTGATGCACAAAGTGCACCATCATTACACCCAGCCGCTTACCGATACCAACTACGGAAATATCTTTGCCATCTGGGACCGCGTATTCGGCACCTTTGCCGAAGTAGAGGACACCCGTTCGCTCAGATATGGTATCGATACCCATATGGAATCTGAAGAAAACGATCGATTGAGTAATCTGCTGAAGATCCCTTTTCAGGCCTACCGCCCACCGGTTGGATCAAAGTTCGGAGAGGACGAGGATATTAATCATGAGTCCTGA
- the gltX gene encoding glutamate--tRNA ligase has product MSVRVRFAPSPTGFLHIGGLRTALYNYLFARHHGGKFILRIEDTDQARYVEGAEDDIIDSLLWAGIDYDEGPKREGDYGPYRQSERKYMYHEYAEKLIEEGHAYYAFDTTEEIDEMRERLKKSGNPSPKYDSITRQSMKNSLTLPQDEVQKKLEDGDEYVVRLKVPRKEEVRFEDEIRGVVSFDTSGLDDQVLLKSDGMPTYHLANVVDDHTMGITHVIRGEEWLSSTPKHILLYNAFGWEPPKMAHLPLIMSPSGGKLSKRKAESEGIPVNTKDYIAGHYIPEALVNFLAYLGWSPGDDSEIHSMEELCELFTLDRVSKGGAVFNFKKLMWYNENYIREHSVEELMTDVKELAAEAGWDISDEEYLKQVIELLHERVSKIDEFISMGDFFYNAPSEYDEKAAKKWKDDSVTLISDYKESISALAEGEFDAATLKSKLEEVIEAHEVGFGKLAMPLRLAVTGQGFGPDLFPSIEMLGKEETVSRIDAAVQRLS; this is encoded by the coding sequence ATGAGCGTACGTGTACGTTTTGCTCCGTCTCCAACCGGTTTTCTCCATATCGGAGGGCTCCGGACCGCACTTTATAACTACCTTTTTGCCCGTCATCATGGGGGGAAATTTATTTTGAGGATCGAAGATACCGATCAGGCACGCTATGTCGAGGGTGCTGAGGACGATATCATCGACTCCTTATTATGGGCAGGTATCGACTATGATGAAGGCCCCAAAAGAGAAGGCGATTACGGACCTTATCGTCAGAGTGAGCGAAAGTATATGTATCACGAATATGCTGAAAAGCTGATCGAAGAAGGTCATGCTTATTATGCTTTTGACACTACTGAAGAGATCGATGAGATGAGAGAAAGACTGAAGAAGTCCGGTAACCCATCTCCCAAGTATGATTCCATCACCCGACAGTCCATGAAAAACAGTCTGACTCTTCCTCAGGATGAAGTTCAGAAAAAGCTGGAAGACGGTGACGAGTATGTGGTCCGCTTGAAAGTGCCTCGTAAAGAAGAAGTGCGTTTTGAAGATGAGATCCGCGGGGTGGTATCTTTTGATACTTCCGGACTGGATGACCAGGTACTGCTGAAGTCAGACGGAATGCCAACCTACCACCTGGCTAATGTAGTGGATGACCATACCATGGGTATTACGCACGTGATCCGTGGTGAAGAATGGCTGAGCAGTACACCTAAGCATATATTACTCTATAATGCATTCGGATGGGAGCCACCGAAAATGGCTCACCTTCCGCTGATCATGTCGCCGAGCGGAGGAAAGTTATCAAAGCGTAAAGCAGAGAGCGAAGGTATTCCGGTAAATACTAAGGATTATATAGCCGGTCATTATATCCCGGAAGCACTGGTAAACTTCCTGGCTTACCTGGGTTGGAGCCCGGGTGACGACTCGGAGATACACAGTATGGAAGAACTCTGTGAGCTGTTTACCCTGGACCGGGTGAGTAAAGGCGGAGCAGTGTTCAACTTCAAGAAATTGATGTGGTACAATGAGAATTACATCCGTGAGCACTCAGTGGAAGAACTGATGACGGATGTTAAAGAGCTGGCTGCTGAAGCCGGCTGGGATATCTCCGATGAAGAATATCTGAAGCAGGTGATCGAACTGCTGCATGAAAGAGTATCCAAGATTGATGAATTCATTTCTATGGGAGATTTCTTCTACAATGCTCCTTCAGAATATGATGAGAAGGCTGCCAAGAAATGGAAAGACGACAGTGTTACCCTGATCAGCGATTATAAAGAGAGTATATCGGCTTTAGCAGAGGGCGAATTTGACGCAGCTACACTGAAGTCAAAACTGGAAGAAGTGATCGAGGCTCATGAAGTCGGTTTCGGGAAACTGGCGATGCCATTGCGTCTCGCTGTCACCGGACAGGGATTCGGCCCGGACCTGTTTCCTTCTATCGAGATGCTGGGTAAGGAAGAGACTGTTTCAAGGATCGATGCTGCGGTTCAGCGCCTGAGCTGA
- a CDS encoding WbqC family protein, producing MKLALLFPQFAPNLYDLASMMKADRVVLQDTERWSRKSRTHRAQIRIVEGTQWVNLPVRTEDKKKSNAEVRIDHSEAWLEPFWNALEYNYRNSIYFDFYEAEIRNDLNMAFEFDTLLEFNLYFLSRMFRYLELGISCELSSQLDNYNEDPDKFAAAAGADILFQEYEARNYQRQANGNILKTALDEHPVYKQHFEGFESECCVLDLIFQYGPESFRVLDQL from the coding sequence TTGAAGCTAGCTCTTTTATTTCCACAGTTTGCACCTAACCTCTATGATCTGGCATCTATGATGAAGGCAGATCGAGTGGTGCTGCAGGACACGGAGCGGTGGTCCCGGAAAAGCCGTACTCATCGTGCTCAGATCCGGATCGTTGAGGGTACGCAGTGGGTCAATCTGCCGGTACGGACAGAAGACAAAAAGAAATCCAATGCTGAAGTACGCATAGATCATAGTGAAGCCTGGCTGGAGCCCTTCTGGAATGCGCTCGAATACAATTACCGGAACAGTATTTACTTCGACTTTTATGAAGCAGAGATCCGTAATGACCTCAATATGGCTTTTGAGTTCGATACCCTGCTCGAATTTAACCTTTATTTTCTGAGCAGGATGTTCCGCTACCTGGAACTGGGCATCAGTTGTGAACTAAGCAGTCAGCTTGACAACTACAATGAGGATCCTGACAAATTTGCTGCAGCAGCAGGTGCAGATATTCTCTTCCAGGAGTATGAAGCAAGAAACTATCAGCGCCAGGCGAACGGTAATATTCTTAAAACAGCGCTGGATGAGCATCCCGTATACAAACAGCACTTTGAAGGATTTGAATCCGAATGCTGTGTTCTGGATCTGATCTTTCAGTACGGACCGGAAAGCTTCCGGGTACTGGATCAACTGTAA